In a single window of the Montipora capricornis isolate CH-2021 chromosome 11, ASM3666992v2, whole genome shotgun sequence genome:
- the LOC138023189 gene encoding melanopsin-B-like has protein sequence MQCGPGSIPRLGVICGFSTLLREVFLRVLRFSLLLKNQNSICVNLLVSEPRLRVPSNKLILSITVADWLHAVLAYPVGVIANASQSSRGLSGIACTWYGFITVFLTQNARDLWGEKAFPTQEAIQSQKKVARMAFIMSICFLFAWTPYAAVSLYAFLWKPKRMTPYVSIIPAMFAKTSVCFNPVTYFSLLKTFRESLRKTMQPVCGIFMSTGNPTNIEMKNSIYSSLENKNDDKL, from the coding sequence AtgcaatgtggcccgggttcgattcccagacttggtgtcatatgtgggttctctactctgcttcgagaggtttttctccgggtactccggttttcccttctcctcaaaaaccaaaattcgatttgcgttaatttgttggtTTCTGAGCCCAGACTTCGGGTTCCATCCAACAAACTTATCCTAAGCATAACGGTTGCTGATTGGTTACACGCCGTTCTAGCGTATCCCGTAGGAGTTATTGCCAATGCGTCTCAAAGCTCACGTGGTTTATCTGGCATTGCCTGCACTTGGTACGGATTTATTACAGTTTTTCTGACTCAAAATGCTCGTGACTTATGGGGAGAAAAAGCTTTTCCAACTCAAGAGGCCATTCAGTCTCAAAAAAAGGTCGCACGTATGGCATTTATTATGtctatttgtttcttgtttgcatgGACGCCTTATGCCGCTGTTTCGTTGTATGCTTTTTTATGGAAACCAAAGCGAATGACTCCTTACGTTTCAATCATACCAGCAATGTTTGCAAAGACCTCAGTTTGCTTTAATCCAGTCACTTACTTTTCGCTGCTGAAGACATTTAGGGAAAGCCTACGAAAAACGATGCAGCCCGTATGCGGTATTTTCATGAGTACGGGGAATCCAACAAATATTGAgatgaaaaattcaatttattCATCGTTGGAGAACAAAAACGACGATAAGTTATAA